A window of Cellulomonas fimi contains these coding sequences:
- a CDS encoding PP2C family protein-serine/threonine phosphatase has product MGVDSVEDARLAALHRLDVLDTPPEERFDRVVRLAQQLFGVPTAFVSLVDRDRLFYKAKVGLEQDEAPRDTSFCRLTIEQPGTFVVEDATADPRFDANPWVVDDPFLRFYAGHPLVAPGGHRVGTLCLMDVQPRAFGAQEAALLRDLASWVEQELVVDDELQRAARVQAGLLPRTVPDVPGYGVAGACLPVRGVGGDFFDWALADGRLTFTLADVMGKGGGAAIIAATVRAVLRAASRRGGVADAVATAEESLALDLSGTSMFATAFHAQLDPGTGRVEYVDAGHGLAVVVGADGRTTRLEPGGPPLGFAAALDPDSPPPVRDAAHVDLAPGDVLVAFSDGVLDVLDGTVASVDEVARRLAGAAGATDAVDRVLALARGATDRPDDLTVVAVHREAS; this is encoded by the coding sequence ATGGGGGTGGACAGCGTGGAGGACGCGCGGCTCGCGGCGCTGCACCGGCTCGACGTCCTGGACACGCCGCCGGAGGAGCGGTTCGACCGGGTCGTGCGGCTCGCGCAGCAGCTCTTCGGCGTCCCGACGGCCTTCGTGTCGCTCGTCGACCGTGACCGGCTGTTCTACAAGGCGAAGGTCGGGCTCGAGCAGGACGAGGCGCCGCGTGACACGTCGTTCTGCCGGCTGACGATCGAGCAGCCGGGGACGTTCGTCGTCGAGGACGCCACCGCCGACCCCCGGTTCGACGCGAACCCGTGGGTCGTCGACGACCCGTTCCTGCGCTTCTACGCGGGGCACCCGCTCGTCGCACCCGGCGGTCACCGGGTCGGGACGCTGTGCCTCATGGACGTGCAGCCGCGGGCGTTCGGCGCGCAGGAGGCGGCGCTGCTGCGGGACCTCGCGTCGTGGGTCGAGCAGGAGCTGGTCGTCGACGACGAGCTCCAGCGCGCCGCCCGGGTGCAGGCCGGGCTGCTGCCGCGCACCGTCCCCGACGTGCCCGGGTACGGCGTCGCCGGTGCGTGCCTGCCGGTGCGCGGCGTCGGCGGCGACTTCTTCGACTGGGCGCTCGCGGACGGCCGGCTCACGTTCACGCTCGCGGACGTCATGGGCAAGGGCGGGGGAGCGGCGATCATCGCCGCGACCGTGCGCGCGGTCCTGCGGGCGGCCTCCCGGCGGGGTGGCGTGGCCGACGCGGTCGCGACCGCTGAGGAGAGCCTCGCGCTCGACCTGTCCGGCACGTCCATGTTCGCGACCGCGTTCCACGCACAGCTCGACCCGGGCACCGGACGCGTCGAGTACGTCGACGCCGGGCACGGGCTCGCGGTCGTCGTCGGCGCCGACGGGCGGACCACCCGTCTGGAGCCCGGGGGTCCGCCGCTCGGGTTCGCCGCCGCGCTCGACCCGGACTCGCCCCCGCCCGTCCGGGACGCCGCGCACGTCGACCTGGCGCCCGGCGACGTGCTCGTCGCGTTCAGCGACGGGGTCCTCGACGTCCTCGACGGGACGGTCGCGTCGGTCGACGAGGTCGCGCGTCGTCTCGCCGGTGCCGCGGGTGCCACCGACGCCGTCGACCGGGTGCTCGCGCTCGCGCGCGGAGCGACGGACCGGCCGGACGACCTCACGGTCGTCGCGGTGCACCGCGAGGCGTCGTGA
- the orn gene encoding oligoribonuclease, which yields MTSTPTPATPPATTPNGHESAERIVWIDCEMTGLDLVADALVEVAAVVTDSELRVLGGGVDVVIKPPAAALDQMNDFVRAMHTTSGLLDELAGGTTLEEAQAQVLDYVRTWVPEPSKAPLAGNSVGTDKTFLDRDMPELVGHLHYRVVDVSSIKELARRWYPRVYFASPRKNGGHRALADILESIDELRYYRAALLPAQPGPDSATARQIAAEVVRTSVKGTVTEA from the coding sequence GTGACCAGCACGCCGACCCCCGCGACGCCCCCCGCCACGACGCCGAACGGCCACGAGAGCGCCGAGCGCATCGTCTGGATCGACTGCGAGATGACCGGGCTCGACCTGGTCGCCGACGCGCTCGTCGAGGTCGCGGCAGTGGTGACCGACTCCGAGCTGCGCGTCCTCGGCGGCGGCGTCGACGTCGTGATCAAGCCTCCCGCTGCAGCCCTCGACCAGATGAACGACTTCGTGCGCGCGATGCACACGACGTCCGGGCTGCTCGACGAGCTCGCCGGCGGCACGACGCTCGAGGAGGCGCAGGCGCAGGTCCTCGACTACGTGCGCACCTGGGTCCCGGAGCCGTCGAAGGCCCCGCTCGCGGGCAACTCGGTGGGCACCGACAAGACGTTCCTCGACCGCGACATGCCCGAGCTGGTCGGGCACCTGCACTACCGCGTGGTCGACGTGTCGTCGATCAAGGAGCTCGCCCGCCGCTGGTACCCGCGCGTGTACTTCGCGTCGCCGCGCAAGAACGGTGGGCACCGCGCGCTCGCGGACATCCTCGAGTCGATCGACGAGCTGCGCTACTACCGCGCGGCGCTGCTGCCGGCGCAGCCCGGGCCGGACTCGGCGACGGCGCGGCAGATCGCGGCGGAGGTCGTGCGGACGTCGGTCAAGGGCACGGTCACCGAGGCCTGA
- a CDS encoding ATP-grasp domain-containing protein translates to MTTPTTARLAIATCSALPELDPDDQPLREALLARGVATDVVVWDDPTVDWSTYSHVLIRSTWDYTERPRLFTEWTRRVGRTSVLLNPADVVVWNIDKTYLRALEQRGLPIVPTIWLDPERNFDARAIHTRFPAFGDFVVKPTVSAGSRDTGRYQADETPSRALAIRHAKNLLGVGRHVMIQRYLKQVDTVGETALVYVDGQFSHAVRKGALLEGPYREGETEGVLYRREVMSAREASDAERALADGVVAALGELFPEHANPLLYARVDLIPDDEGRPVVLEVELTEPSFFFGYAPGSVDVFADALVRRL, encoded by the coding sequence GTGACCACGCCCACGACCGCCCGGCTCGCCATCGCGACCTGCTCCGCGCTCCCGGAGCTCGACCCCGACGACCAGCCGCTGCGCGAGGCGCTGCTCGCGCGCGGCGTCGCGACCGACGTCGTCGTCTGGGACGACCCGACGGTCGACTGGTCGACGTACTCCCACGTGCTCATCCGCTCGACGTGGGACTACACCGAGCGCCCGCGCCTGTTCACCGAGTGGACGCGCCGCGTCGGCCGGACGAGCGTGCTGCTCAACCCCGCCGACGTCGTCGTCTGGAACATCGACAAGACGTACCTGCGCGCCCTCGAGCAGCGCGGCCTGCCGATCGTCCCGACCATCTGGCTCGACCCGGAGCGCAACTTCGACGCGCGCGCGATCCACACGCGCTTCCCGGCGTTCGGCGACTTCGTCGTGAAGCCCACGGTGAGCGCCGGTTCGCGCGACACCGGCCGCTACCAGGCCGACGAGACGCCGTCGCGCGCGCTCGCCATCCGGCACGCCAAGAACCTGCTCGGCGTCGGGCGGCACGTCATGATCCAGCGGTACCTCAAGCAGGTCGACACGGTCGGCGAGACGGCGCTCGTCTACGTCGACGGGCAGTTCAGCCACGCCGTCCGCAAGGGTGCGCTGCTCGAGGGCCCGTACCGCGAGGGCGAGACCGAGGGCGTGCTGTACCGGCGCGAGGTCATGTCCGCCCGGGAGGCGAGCGACGCCGAGCGCGCGCTCGCCGACGGGGTGGTCGCCGCGCTCGGCGAGCTGTTCCCCGAGCACGCGAACCCGCTGCTGTACGCGCGCGTCGACCTCATCCCCGACGACGAGGGCCGTCCCGTGGTGCTCGAGGTCGAGCTCACCGAGCCGTCGTTCTTCTTCGGCTACGCGCCCGGGTCGGTCGACGTGTTCGCCGACGCGCTGGTCCGCCGTCTCTGA
- a CDS encoding ABC transporter ATP-binding protein codes for MVQPAIAFEHVRKQYPAAHGRGGAAVDDLTLDVRPGEVLVLVGPSGCGKSTTLRMANRLVEPSSGRILLEGDDVTHVDPVALRRRIGYVIQDVGLFPHRTVAQNVATVPRLLGWDRRRTSARADELLALVGLDPATYGRRYPHELSGGERQRVGVARALATDPPVLLMDEPFGAVDPVGRRRLQTEFARIQREVGTTVMLVTHDIDEAVRMGDRVAVLSAGAHVEQLATPLDVVARPATDAVADLVGRGRLARLLALGRLAADDLDAPTPGPAGAPGVAVGDELGDVLATILAGPDGGSEGRVTVRDGDRVVGSATAATVLRALRRLTDEAAVDDSGGDRLPDRSADPATGGDPVGTLPT; via the coding sequence GTGGTCCAGCCCGCCATCGCGTTCGAGCACGTCCGCAAGCAGTACCCCGCCGCCCACGGCCGCGGCGGTGCCGCCGTCGACGACCTCACGCTCGACGTCCGGCCGGGGGAGGTGCTGGTGCTCGTCGGCCCGAGCGGCTGCGGCAAGTCCACGACGCTGCGCATGGCCAACCGGCTCGTCGAGCCGTCGTCGGGCCGGATCCTGCTGGAGGGCGACGACGTCACGCACGTCGACCCGGTCGCCCTGCGACGCCGCATCGGGTACGTCATCCAGGACGTCGGCCTGTTCCCGCACCGCACGGTCGCGCAGAACGTCGCGACCGTCCCGCGGCTGCTCGGCTGGGACCGTCGCCGCACGTCCGCGCGCGCGGACGAGCTGCTCGCGCTCGTCGGCCTCGACCCCGCGACGTACGGCCGTCGCTATCCGCACGAGCTGTCCGGCGGCGAGCGGCAGCGCGTCGGCGTCGCCCGCGCGCTCGCCACCGACCCGCCCGTCCTGCTCATGGACGAGCCGTTCGGCGCGGTCGACCCGGTCGGCCGGCGCCGGCTGCAGACCGAGTTCGCGCGCATCCAGCGCGAGGTGGGCACGACCGTGATGCTCGTCACGCACGACATCGACGAGGCGGTCCGCATGGGCGACCGCGTCGCGGTCCTGTCGGCCGGCGCGCACGTCGAGCAGCTCGCGACCCCGCTCGACGTCGTCGCCCGGCCCGCCACCGACGCCGTCGCGGACCTCGTCGGGCGGGGCCGCCTGGCCCGTCTCCTCGCGCTCGGCCGGCTCGCGGCCGACGACCTCGACGCCCCGACCCCCGGGCCGGCCGGCGCTCCCGGCGTGGCGGTCGGCGACGAGCTCGGCGACGTCCTCGCGACGATCCTCGCCGGGCCCGACGGCGGGTCGGAGGGGCGCGTGACGGTGCGTGACGGCGACCGCGTCGTCGGGTCCGCGACCGCCGCGACCGTGCTGCGTGCGCTCCGCCGGCTCACCGACGAGGCCGCCGTCGACGACTCCGGCGGCGACCGCCTGCCGGACCGGTCCGCGGACCCGGCGACGGGCGGCGACCCCGTCGGTACGCTGCCGACGTGA
- a CDS encoding ABC transporter permease has product MLSAAQPDNPWFSWEYLQRNAEDVLAALGQHASLTVQAVLIASLVALPLGAWAHVRRRWAGPVLGVAGVLYTIPSLALFAVLAPYTGIGRTTVLIGLVAYALLVLTRNVVVGLEGVDPAVRDAARGMGYGRARLLLTVELPNALPSIVAGLRLATVTTVALVTVGVVVGYGGLGQLMFRGFRSNYHAEIMTATVLCLLLALVCDLVLAGVGRLVTPWARTARPV; this is encoded by the coding sequence ATGCTGTCAGCAGCACAGCCGGACAACCCGTGGTTCTCGTGGGAGTACCTGCAGCGCAACGCCGAGGACGTCCTCGCCGCGCTCGGTCAGCACGCGTCCCTCACCGTCCAGGCCGTCCTCATCGCGTCGCTCGTCGCGCTGCCCCTCGGCGCGTGGGCGCACGTCCGCCGCCGCTGGGCGGGACCGGTGCTCGGCGTCGCTGGGGTGCTCTACACGATCCCGTCGCTCGCGCTGTTCGCCGTGCTGGCGCCGTACACCGGCATCGGACGCACGACCGTGCTCATCGGGCTCGTCGCGTACGCGCTGCTCGTCCTCACGCGCAACGTCGTCGTGGGGCTCGAGGGCGTGGACCCGGCGGTGCGCGACGCGGCGCGCGGCATGGGGTACGGCCGGGCGCGGCTGCTGCTGACGGTCGAGCTGCCGAACGCGCTGCCGAGCATCGTCGCGGGGCTGCGGCTCGCGACCGTGACGACCGTCGCCCTCGTGACCGTCGGCGTCGTCGTGGGCTACGGCGGGCTCGGGCAGCTGATGTTCCGCGGCTTCCGCAGCAACTACCACGCCGAGATCATGACCGCGACGGTGCTCTGCCTGCTGCTGGCCCTGGTCTGCGACCTCGTCCTCGCCGGCGTCGGGCGGCTCGTCACGCCGTGGGCCCGCACGGCGCGGCCGGTCTGA
- a CDS encoding ABC transporter permease codes for MDILAEAFAWLNDPLNWTGRNGVLALTWAHVVVSVQAVLLAAVVALPVGLWLGHRGRGATVGVVVANTTRALPTLALLTLLAASGVFGNPATVLACAVFAVPPLLSGAVTGLGEVDPGVRDAARGVGMSGTRRLWAVELPLAVPLLAAGVRTGAVQVLATVPLAALVGGRSLGTIVVTGFGTQRYGQVLAGGLLVAALCLVAEGLLALAQRAVTPAGLRSRDRAARPTAGRRRLRRGAPPVAAAAPDLSNEPAPSR; via the coding sequence GTGGACATCCTGGCCGAGGCGTTCGCCTGGCTCAACGACCCGCTCAACTGGACCGGCCGCAACGGCGTGCTCGCGCTCACCTGGGCGCACGTCGTCGTGTCGGTGCAGGCGGTGCTGCTCGCCGCCGTGGTCGCGCTGCCCGTCGGGCTGTGGCTGGGGCACCGCGGGCGGGGCGCCACCGTCGGGGTCGTCGTGGCGAACACGACCCGTGCGCTCCCGACGCTCGCCCTGCTCACGCTGCTCGCCGCGAGCGGCGTGTTCGGCAACCCCGCGACCGTCCTCGCGTGCGCGGTGTTCGCCGTGCCGCCGCTGCTGTCGGGCGCCGTCACCGGTCTCGGCGAGGTCGACCCGGGCGTGCGTGACGCGGCACGCGGCGTCGGCATGTCCGGCACCCGGCGGCTGTGGGCGGTCGAGCTCCCGCTCGCCGTGCCGCTCCTCGCCGCGGGCGTCCGTACGGGCGCGGTGCAGGTGCTGGCGACGGTGCCGCTCGCGGCGCTCGTCGGCGGCCGCAGCCTCGGCACGATCGTCGTGACCGGTTTCGGCACGCAGCGGTACGGTCAGGTGCTCGCGGGCGGCCTGCTCGTGGCGGCGCTGTGCCTCGTCGCCGAAGGGCTGCTCGCCCTCGCCCAGCGGGCGGTCACGCCCGCCGGCCTGCGGTCCCGCGACCGGGCCGCGCGTCCGACCGCCGGTCGACGCCGGCTCCGCCGCGGGGCACCACCGGTTGCCGCCGCCGCGCCCGACCTGTCCAATGAACCCGCCCCATCGAGATGA
- a CDS encoding glycine betaine ABC transporter substrate-binding protein translates to MRTTRPARLAIIAAAVLVLGACGTPGSGGGEADPTSSGSSGKPVCDPVAGEQLVVLEDDGGLQNADNVIPAVNAGVAQQSPAVIELLDTVSAALDTDKLIDLNKAVDIDRRTSSEVAKEFVADEGLAADDASTGAGLSLVVGAANFSESVTLAEIYGEVLRSAGYQVEVRTIGNRDTYLPALVDGTLSTVPEYAATLADFLNARVNGADAPSVSSDDVDETVAALTPLAEQSGLAVGQPSAAQDQNAFAVTKAFADEHDVTTLTELADACGGLVLAGPPECPERPFCQPGLEETYGMEIGEFKSYDFGLIGAAVRQGDAAIGLVLSSDGSLATD, encoded by the coding sequence ATGCGCACGACCCGTCCCGCCCGTCTCGCGATCATCGCCGCCGCCGTGCTCGTGCTCGGCGCGTGCGGCACCCCCGGCTCCGGCGGCGGCGAGGCCGACCCGACCTCGTCCGGCTCGTCGGGCAAGCCCGTCTGCGACCCCGTCGCGGGTGAGCAGCTCGTCGTGCTGGAGGACGACGGGGGCCTGCAGAACGCCGACAACGTCATCCCCGCGGTCAACGCCGGGGTCGCGCAGCAGAGCCCGGCGGTGATCGAGCTGCTCGACACGGTGTCCGCCGCGCTCGACACCGACAAGCTCATCGACCTCAACAAGGCCGTCGACATCGACCGCCGCACGTCGAGCGAGGTCGCCAAGGAGTTCGTCGCCGACGAGGGTCTCGCGGCGGACGACGCGTCCACCGGGGCCGGCCTCTCGCTCGTCGTCGGCGCCGCGAACTTCTCCGAGAGCGTGACGCTCGCCGAGATCTACGGCGAGGTCCTGCGGTCCGCGGGGTACCAGGTCGAGGTCCGCACGATCGGCAACCGCGACACGTACCTGCCCGCGCTCGTCGACGGCACGCTGTCGACCGTCCCGGAGTACGCGGCGACCCTCGCCGACTTCCTCAACGCCCGCGTCAACGGCGCCGACGCCCCGTCGGTGTCGAGCGACGACGTCGACGAGACCGTCGCGGCCCTCACGCCGCTCGCGGAGCAGTCGGGCCTCGCGGTCGGCCAGCCGTCGGCCGCGCAGGACCAGAACGCGTTCGCCGTGACGAAGGCGTTCGCCGACGAGCACGACGTGACGACGCTGACCGAGCTCGCCGACGCGTGCGGCGGCCTCGTCCTGGCCGGCCCGCCGGAGTGCCCCGAGCGCCCGTTCTGCCAGCCCGGTCTCGAGGAGACGTACGGCATGGAGATCGGCGAGTTCAAGTCGTACGACTTCGGCCTGATCGGCGCCGCCGTGCGGCAGGGCGACGCGGCGATCGGCCTGGTCCTGTCGAGCGACGGCTCGCTGGCGACCGACTGA
- a CDS encoding dihydrolipoyl dehydrogenase family protein yields the protein MPSQQEFDVVVVGGGAVGENVADRASRTGLSVALVEHALVGGECSYWACMPSKVLLRAGAVLASARGVPGAKAAVADATVDAAAVLARRDEIVHHWDDASQVSWVESVGLTLLRGHARLTGPRTLLVSGDTETEVRARHAVVLATGSEPVVPDVPGLAEAGFWTSRDATAAQHVPARLAVLGGGVVGVEMARAYADLGSEVTLLVRGGRVLGNAEPFAGEAVADDLRAAGVRVLLNAEATGVRRDDGGVHLDVAATSGGPHPDASVVHASEVLVATGRRPRTSQLGLETVGLTPGEPLRVDDALQVAGVDDGWLFAAGDVTGRTATTHQGKYDARVVGDVVAARFHPGGDDAEGGPAGERDAAPWSRYRATADLHAVPQVVFSRPEVAWVGRTEAQARRDGVDVHVLRYDLADVAGASVASEDYPGAAQLVVDRSRGVVVGATFVGPDAAEMLHAATIAVVGEVPLDRLWHAVPSYPTVSEVWLRLLEAADL from the coding sequence ATGCCGAGTCAGCAGGAGTTCGACGTCGTGGTGGTGGGCGGCGGGGCCGTCGGCGAGAACGTCGCCGACCGTGCGAGCCGTACCGGGTTGAGCGTGGCGCTCGTCGAGCACGCGCTGGTCGGGGGCGAGTGCTCCTACTGGGCGTGCATGCCCTCCAAGGTGCTGCTGCGCGCCGGCGCGGTGCTCGCGTCCGCCCGCGGCGTGCCGGGTGCGAAGGCCGCCGTGGCCGACGCCACGGTCGACGCCGCCGCGGTGCTCGCGCGCCGGGACGAGATCGTGCACCACTGGGACGACGCGAGCCAGGTGTCCTGGGTCGAGTCCGTCGGGCTGACGCTGCTGCGCGGGCACGCCCGGCTCACGGGTCCGCGCACGCTCCTCGTCTCCGGTGACACGGAGACCGAGGTGCGCGCGCGGCACGCCGTCGTGCTGGCCACCGGTTCGGAGCCGGTGGTCCCCGACGTCCCGGGCCTCGCCGAGGCGGGGTTCTGGACGAGCCGCGACGCGACCGCCGCGCAGCACGTCCCGGCCCGGCTCGCCGTGCTCGGCGGGGGCGTGGTCGGCGTCGAGATGGCCCGCGCCTACGCCGACCTGGGGTCCGAGGTGACGCTGCTCGTGCGGGGTGGCCGGGTGCTCGGCAACGCCGAGCCGTTCGCGGGCGAGGCGGTCGCCGACGACCTGCGCGCCGCGGGCGTGCGCGTGCTGCTGAACGCCGAGGCGACGGGCGTGCGCCGTGACGACGGCGGTGTGCACCTCGACGTCGCCGCGACGTCGGGCGGCCCGCACCCGGACGCGAGCGTCGTGCACGCGTCCGAGGTCCTCGTCGCCACGGGTCGCCGGCCGCGCACCTCGCAGCTCGGCCTCGAGACCGTCGGGCTCACGCCCGGGGAGCCGCTGCGCGTCGACGACGCCCTCCAGGTCGCCGGCGTCGACGACGGCTGGCTGTTCGCCGCGGGCGACGTCACCGGGCGGACGGCGACCACCCACCAGGGCAAGTACGACGCGCGCGTCGTGGGCGACGTGGTCGCGGCCCGGTTCCACCCCGGCGGTGACGACGCCGAGGGCGGCCCGGCCGGCGAGCGCGACGCCGCACCCTGGAGCCGGTACCGCGCGACCGCCGACCTCCACGCCGTGCCGCAGGTCGTGTTCAGCCGTCCCGAGGTCGCGTGGGTCGGTCGCACCGAGGCGCAGGCACGTCGCGACGGCGTCGACGTCCACGTGCTGCGGTACGACCTGGCCGACGTCGCGGGCGCGTCCGTCGCGTCGGAGGACTACCCGGGGGCCGCGCAGCTCGTCGTCGACCGGTCGCGCGGCGTCGTCGTGGGGGCGACGTTCGTCGGACCCGACGCCGCGGAGATGCTGCACGCCGCGACGATCGCCGTCGTCGGCGAGGTCCCGCTCGACCGCCTGTGGCACGCGGTGCCGTCGTACCCGACGGTGTCGGAGGTGTGGCTGCGGCTCCTGGAGGCCGCAGACCTCTGA
- a CDS encoding glutamate decarboxylase: protein MSEKAQSNGALGPIHGRPSFRERFDRSRFPEHGLGADEVYELLHTGLMLDGRETLNLASFVTTWMEPQAEQLIHDSLRKNHIDHEEYPAASLVEEACVHMLGDLFHAPDPAKVVGVATIGSSEAIMLGLLAHKRAWRDRRRAAGLPTDRPNVVFGAETHVVWDKFANYFDVEMRKIPMRPDRYVLSAQDVEAHVDENTIAVGAVLGTTHIGEADPIEEIDDLLVRIKAEKGWDVPLHVDGASGAFVAPFAEPDLRWDFRLQQVASINASGHKYGLVYPGVGWLIFRDASRLPEDLVFSVNYLGGAQPTYTFNFSRGSAMIQAQMYNFLRLGRDGYSAIVATMLANARHLNEALEASGRFEILNPGLAEPVVTFRIKGDPGFDVYHLSARLRENGWIVPAYSLPPDAQDVHLMRVVVRLDLSRTMVEMLLRDLDHAWESLAAEQPTARPAAKPDVWTAPDKAAAHAKARTGLRA, encoded by the coding sequence GTGAGCGAGAAGGCACAGAGCAACGGCGCGCTCGGACCGATCCACGGTCGGCCGAGCTTCCGCGAGCGGTTCGACCGGTCGAGGTTCCCCGAGCACGGGCTCGGCGCGGACGAGGTGTACGAGCTCCTGCACACCGGGCTCATGCTCGACGGCCGCGAGACGCTCAACCTCGCGTCGTTCGTCACGACGTGGATGGAGCCGCAGGCCGAGCAGCTCATCCACGACTCGCTGCGCAAGAACCACATCGACCACGAGGAGTACCCCGCGGCGTCGCTCGTCGAGGAGGCGTGCGTGCACATGCTCGGCGACCTCTTCCACGCACCGGACCCCGCGAAGGTCGTGGGGGTCGCGACGATCGGCTCGTCGGAGGCGATCATGCTCGGCCTGCTCGCGCACAAGCGTGCGTGGCGCGACCGGCGCCGCGCGGCCGGGCTTCCCACCGACCGGCCGAACGTCGTGTTCGGGGCGGAGACGCACGTCGTGTGGGACAAGTTCGCGAACTACTTCGACGTCGAGATGCGCAAGATCCCGATGCGCCCCGACCGGTACGTGCTGAGCGCGCAGGACGTCGAGGCGCACGTCGACGAGAACACGATCGCGGTCGGCGCCGTGCTGGGGACGACGCACATCGGCGAGGCCGACCCGATCGAGGAGATCGACGACCTGCTCGTGCGGATCAAGGCGGAGAAGGGCTGGGACGTCCCGCTGCACGTCGACGGCGCGAGCGGCGCGTTCGTCGCGCCCTTCGCCGAGCCCGACCTGCGCTGGGACTTCCGGCTGCAGCAGGTCGCGTCGATCAACGCGTCCGGGCACAAGTACGGGCTCGTCTACCCGGGCGTCGGCTGGCTGATCTTCCGCGACGCGTCGCGGCTGCCCGAGGACCTGGTGTTCAGCGTCAACTACCTCGGCGGCGCGCAGCCGACGTACACGTTCAACTTCTCGCGCGGGTCGGCGATGATCCAGGCGCAGATGTACAACTTCCTGCGCCTCGGGCGGGACGGGTACTCCGCGATCGTCGCGACGATGCTCGCGAACGCCCGTCACCTCAACGAGGCGCTGGAGGCGTCCGGACGGTTCGAGATCCTCAACCCGGGTCTCGCCGAGCCCGTCGTGACGTTCCGCATCAAGGGCGACCCGGGCTTCGACGTCTACCACCTCTCCGCGCGGCTGCGGGAGAACGGGTGGATCGTGCCCGCCTACAGCCTCCCGCCCGACGCGCAGGACGTGCACCTCATGCGCGTCGTCGTCCGCCTCGACCTCAGCCGCACCATGGTCGAGATGCTGCTGCGCGACCTCGACCACGCGTGGGAGTCGCTCGCCGCCGAGCAGCCGACCGCGCGCCCCGCGGCCAAGCCCGACGTGTGGACGGCGCCCGACAAGGCCGCGGCGCACGCGAAGGCGCGCACCGGTCTGCGGGCGTGA
- a CDS encoding YrhK family protein, translating into MTRTSALPDLPDGWAAVDARGPGPFVTHAVLRRPDGAEVEWTSRRHRKGLGLRAGAAVPTAPADAAPVAVPADARPHHGADAWSWWIGALFAIGSVCFALGSLPAFFQAVAPAVTAWTFAVGSVFFTSAAYLQYDEAARAPRDVLATAPPRGRLAALVGFRADRIDLWASAVQLVGTVLFNVSTFSATRTGLTVAGDKSLVWAPDVLGSVCFLVASWFAYAEVNRGVLPRPDRSVGWTIAGLNLAGSVAFGVAAVAARYLRGTDDVANIAAVNAGTFVGAVCFLVGAVLLPVESARDRAPTTPAATAVPHDEGPSPTVR; encoded by the coding sequence GTGACGCGCACCTCGGCGCTGCCGGACCTGCCGGACGGCTGGGCCGCGGTCGACGCGCGCGGGCCGGGTCCGTTCGTGACACACGCCGTCCTGCGGCGGCCGGACGGCGCCGAGGTCGAGTGGACGTCGCGACGGCACCGCAAGGGCCTCGGTCTGCGGGCCGGCGCTGCCGTGCCCACCGCGCCGGCGGACGCGGCCCCGGTCGCGGTCCCCGCGGACGCGAGACCCCACCACGGGGCCGACGCGTGGAGCTGGTGGATCGGCGCGCTCTTCGCGATCGGCTCCGTGTGCTTCGCCCTCGGGTCGCTGCCCGCGTTCTTCCAGGCCGTCGCACCTGCCGTGACGGCCTGGACGTTCGCGGTCGGGTCGGTGTTCTTCACGAGCGCCGCGTACCTGCAGTACGACGAGGCGGCTCGCGCACCGCGGGACGTCCTCGCGACCGCGCCGCCGCGCGGCAGGCTCGCGGCGCTCGTCGGGTTCCGCGCGGACCGCATCGACCTGTGGGCGTCCGCCGTGCAGCTGGTCGGCACGGTGCTGTTCAACGTCAGCACGTTCAGCGCGACCCGGACCGGGCTCACCGTCGCGGGCGACAAGTCGCTCGTCTGGGCGCCGGACGTGCTGGGCTCGGTGTGCTTCCTGGTGGCGAGCTGGTTCGCGTACGCGGAGGTGAACCGCGGCGTCCTCCCCCGCCCGGACCGGTCGGTCGGCTGGACGATCGCCGGGCTCAACCTCGCCGGGTCGGTCGCGTTCGGCGTCGCCGCCGTCGCGGCCCGGTACCTGCGCGGCACCGACGACGTGGCGAACATCGCGGCCGTCAACGCCGGGACGTTCGTCGGGGCCGTCTGCTTCCTCGTCGGGGCGGTCCTGCTGCCGGTCGAGTCCGCGCGCGACCGGGCGCCGACGACGCCCGCCGCGACAGCCGTCCCGCACGACGAAGGCCCCTCACCGACCGTGCGGTGA
- a CDS encoding GroES family chaperonin has translation MLNDRLLVSVDGDPAERRSSAGIVIPATAAVGKRLAWASVVAVGQHVRQVELGDRVLFDPEDRAEVELAGATYLLLREKDVHAVATDRGSGEGTGLYL, from the coding sequence ATGCTCAACGACCGCCTGCTCGTCTCCGTCGACGGCGACCCGGCGGAGCGCCGGTCCTCGGCGGGCATCGTCATCCCGGCGACCGCGGCGGTCGGCAAGCGGCTCGCGTGGGCCTCGGTCGTGGCGGTCGGCCAGCACGTCCGGCAGGTCGAGCTCGGGGACCGCGTGCTGTTCGACCCGGAGGACCGCGCGGAGGTCGAGCTCGCGGGCGCGACGTACCTGCTGCTCCGCGAGAAGGACGTGCACGCCGTCGCGACCGACCGCGGCTCCGGTGAGGGCACCGGTCTGTACCTGTGA